From a region of the Geothrix sp. 21YS21S-2 genome:
- a CDS encoding ABC transporter ATP-binding protein, producing MATAEPINELQLSGITKRFPGILACNNVSMRVARGEVLALVGENGAGKSTLMNILAGLYQPDAGTISINGEEVRFHTPNDAYARGIGMVHQNFMLVPNMTVTENVALGLKQHHKFMNLDLKATRARILEVSEHHELPVNPDAYVWQLSVGEQQRVELIKTLCFGAQLLILDEPTSALTPQETDDLIDRLKRMTAELSIIFISHKLHEVKELSHRVAILRHGAVVFNGRTEDHTPAELAALMTGREIHLPRNEGLLVEGPAILQARDLKVRGDRGHFALDGLNLEVHAGEILGLAGVSGNGQRELAEALTGLRHVESGTVRFLDKDMTNRSPAAMIAAGLGYIPEDRHHEGIVPRFTVKENLVLKDFPTPQFSWSVVLKLGEIARNAETLKGSFDIRCSSTSAAGGSLSGGNIQKVILARELAREPRALISVYPTRGVDMGAQEFIHSQLLARRRAGGGILLISEELEEIMNLSDRIAVIYKGRILKVLTSLEATREKLGLLMAGVAE from the coding sequence ATGGCAACAGCCGAGCCCATCAACGAGCTCCAGCTTTCCGGCATCACCAAGCGCTTCCCCGGCATCCTGGCGTGCAACAACGTCTCCATGCGGGTCGCCCGCGGCGAGGTGCTGGCCCTCGTGGGCGAGAACGGGGCCGGGAAGTCCACCCTCATGAACATCCTGGCGGGCCTCTACCAGCCCGACGCGGGGACGATATCGATCAACGGGGAGGAGGTGCGCTTCCACACCCCCAACGACGCCTACGCCCGGGGCATCGGCATGGTGCACCAGAACTTCATGCTCGTGCCCAACATGACGGTGACCGAGAACGTGGCCCTGGGCCTGAAGCAGCACCACAAGTTCATGAACCTGGATCTCAAGGCCACCCGGGCGAGGATCCTCGAGGTCTCCGAGCACCACGAGCTGCCGGTGAACCCCGATGCCTATGTCTGGCAGCTCTCCGTGGGCGAGCAGCAGCGGGTGGAGCTCATCAAGACCCTCTGCTTCGGCGCCCAGCTGCTCATCCTGGACGAGCCCACCTCCGCCCTCACCCCGCAGGAGACCGACGATCTCATCGACCGGCTCAAGCGCATGACGGCCGAGCTCTCCATCATCTTCATCAGCCACAAGCTCCACGAAGTGAAGGAACTCAGCCACCGGGTAGCGATCCTGCGCCACGGCGCGGTGGTCTTCAACGGACGCACCGAGGACCACACGCCGGCGGAGCTGGCCGCGCTCATGACCGGCCGCGAGATCCACCTGCCCCGCAACGAGGGCCTGCTGGTGGAGGGCCCGGCCATCCTGCAGGCCCGGGACCTGAAGGTGCGCGGCGACCGCGGGCACTTCGCCCTCGACGGGCTCAACCTGGAAGTGCATGCCGGCGAGATCCTCGGCCTGGCCGGCGTCTCCGGCAACGGACAGCGGGAGCTGGCCGAGGCGCTCACGGGCCTGCGGCACGTGGAATCAGGCACGGTCCGGTTCCTGGACAAGGACATGACCAACCGGAGCCCCGCGGCCATGATCGCCGCGGGCCTGGGCTACATTCCCGAGGATCGGCACCACGAGGGCATCGTGCCCAGGTTCACGGTGAAGGAGAACCTGGTCCTCAAGGACTTCCCCACCCCGCAGTTCAGCTGGTCCGTGGTGCTCAAGCTGGGGGAGATCGCCCGCAACGCCGAGACCCTCAAGGGGTCCTTCGACATCCGCTGCTCCTCCACCTCAGCGGCGGGGGGCTCCCTGTCCGGGGGCAACATCCAGAAGGTGATCCTCGCCCGCGAGCTGGCCCGGGAGCCCAGGGCCCTCATCTCGGTGTACCCCACCCGGGGCGTGGACATGGGCGCCCAGGAATTCATCCATTCCCAGCTCCTGGCCCGCCGCCGCGCGGGGGGAGGCATCCTCCTCATTTCCGAGGAGCTCGAGGAAATCATGAATCTCTCCGACCGGATCGCCGTCATCTACAAGGGGCGGATCCTCAAGGTCCTCACCAGCCTCGAGGCGACCCGCGAGAAGCTGGGCCTGCTCATGGCGGGGGTGGCCGAATGA
- a CDS encoding BMP family protein, giving the protein MRKPVLALGAVFAFTCGLSAAPPKAKVKIALIVESTVDDKGWCQSMHDAIKAVQKEYGEAKVEYSYSEKMKPVDAGSAARQYASKKFDIIICHGAQYKNLVNEMAPDFKDTTFVFGTSADIGGKNVFTYMPESEETGYLNGIIAGMVTKTNTVGLVGPVDGGDAARYDRGFVLGAKAANPKVNVKVAHTGSFGDFVKASELAQTQMKAGADFLTGSSQQAMGALRAVAASADKNIWWAGQDISQLHVAESPRVLAASSYNYTTVVEVLIAKREAGVKGGENIPLNFANKGFVFAYNDKVGKVLTPAIRKAVDKAKADLTAGKLKLDWKAVKF; this is encoded by the coding sequence ATGAGGAAGCCAGTTCTCGCTCTAGGAGCGGTCTTTGCATTCACCTGCGGGCTCTCCGCAGCCCCCCCCAAGGCCAAGGTCAAGATCGCCCTCATCGTCGAGTCCACCGTGGACGACAAGGGCTGGTGCCAGTCCATGCACGACGCCATCAAGGCCGTGCAGAAGGAATACGGCGAAGCCAAGGTCGAGTACAGCTACAGCGAGAAGATGAAGCCGGTGGACGCGGGTTCCGCTGCCCGGCAGTACGCCTCCAAGAAGTTCGACATCATCATCTGCCACGGCGCCCAGTACAAGAACCTGGTCAACGAGATGGCCCCCGACTTCAAGGACACGACCTTCGTGTTCGGCACCAGCGCCGACATCGGCGGCAAGAACGTCTTCACCTACATGCCCGAGAGCGAGGAGACCGGCTACCTGAACGGCATCATCGCCGGCATGGTCACCAAGACCAATACCGTGGGCCTCGTGGGTCCCGTCGACGGCGGTGACGCCGCCCGGTACGACCGCGGCTTCGTCCTCGGCGCCAAGGCCGCGAACCCCAAGGTCAACGTCAAGGTCGCCCACACGGGCAGCTTCGGCGACTTCGTGAAGGCCTCCGAGCTGGCCCAGACCCAGATGAAGGCCGGAGCGGACTTCCTCACCGGTTCCTCCCAGCAGGCCATGGGCGCCCTGCGCGCCGTCGCCGCCAGCGCCGACAAGAACATCTGGTGGGCGGGCCAGGACATCTCCCAGCTGCACGTGGCCGAGTCCCCCCGGGTGCTCGCGGCCTCCAGCTACAACTACACCACGGTGGTCGAAGTCCTCATCGCCAAGCGCGAGGCCGGCGTCAAGGGCGGGGAGAACATCCCCCTCAACTTCGCCAACAAGGGCTTCGTCTTCGCCTACAACGACAAGGTGGGCAAGGTCCTGACCCCGGCCATCAGGAAGGCCGTGGACAAGGCCAAGGCCGATCTCACCGCCGGCAAGCTCAAGCTGGACTGGAAAGCCGTCAAATTCTAA
- a CDS encoding nucleoside deaminase, which translates to MVDQPGPTSAQILRHLRRANAIAARAVAMGHHPFGALLVAPDHETVLLEQGNVSTVNHAESVLARTADMNFSSDYLWECTLYTTVEPCAMCAATQYWANIGRLVYGLDERRLLELTGDDPENPTMDVPARYIYAHSQKAIQVTGPVLEVEGEIAELHRGFWKRT; encoded by the coding sequence ATGGTCGACCAGCCCGGACCCACGTCCGCCCAGATCCTGCGCCATCTGCGCCGGGCCAACGCCATCGCCGCCCGGGCCGTGGCCATGGGCCACCACCCCTTCGGGGCCCTGCTCGTGGCCCCCGACCACGAGACGGTTCTCCTGGAGCAGGGCAACGTCAGCACCGTGAACCACGCCGAAAGCGTCCTGGCCCGCACCGCGGACATGAACTTCTCTTCAGACTATCTCTGGGAATGCACGCTTTACACCACTGTGGAGCCCTGCGCCATGTGCGCGGCGACCCAGTACTGGGCCAATATCGGCCGGCTGGTCTACGGCCTGGATGAGCGGCGCCTGCTGGAGCTGACCGGGGACGACCCGGAGAACCCGACCATGGACGTGCCGGCGCGCTACATCTATGCCCACAGCCAGAAGGCGATCCAGGTCACCGGGCCGGTCCTGGAGGTGGAAGGGGAGATCGCCGAACTGCACCGGGGCTTCTGGAAGAGGACGTAG
- the fsa gene encoding fructose-6-phosphate aldolase, translated as MKFFIDTANISEIKRINEWGILDGVTTNPSLIAKESGKPFEAIIEEICAIVDGPISAEVIALDAPTMIKEGRLLAKIHKNVVVKVPLTAEGLKATHAFKAEGIRTNVTLCFSATQGLMAAKAGATYVSPFVGRLDDINAVGMELIEDLVTIFTNYDLETNVLSASIRSPRHVTESALAGAHVATIPTKVFDQMLAHPLTDKGIEGFLADWKKSGR; from the coding sequence ATGAAATTCTTCATCGACACTGCCAACATCAGCGAAATCAAGCGCATCAACGAATGGGGGATCCTGGACGGCGTCACGACCAACCCCAGCCTCATCGCCAAGGAATCCGGCAAGCCCTTCGAGGCGATCATCGAGGAGATCTGCGCCATCGTGGACGGCCCCATCTCCGCCGAGGTCATCGCCCTGGACGCCCCCACCATGATCAAGGAGGGCCGCCTCCTGGCCAAGATCCACAAGAACGTCGTGGTGAAGGTGCCGCTGACCGCCGAGGGCCTCAAGGCCACCCACGCCTTCAAGGCCGAGGGCATCCGCACCAACGTCACCCTCTGCTTCAGCGCCACCCAGGGCCTCATGGCCGCCAAGGCCGGCGCCACCTACGTGAGCCCCTTCGTGGGCCGCCTGGACGACATCAACGCCGTGGGCATGGAGCTCATCGAGGACCTGGTGACGATCTTCACCAACTACGACCTGGAGACCAACGTCCTCTCCGCCTCCATCCGCAGCCCCCGCCACGTCACCGAGTCCGCCCTGGCCGGCGCCCACGTGGCGACGATCCCCACGAAGGTCTTCGACCAGATGCTGGCCCATCCCCTGACCGACAAGGGCATCGAAGGCTTCCTGGCCGACTGGAAGAAGAGCGGCCGATAG
- the thyX gene encoding FAD-dependent thymidylate synthase encodes MPLTELAVLDRGFVKLVDHMGSDLSVVNAARVSFGKRKEVYDEADGKLISYLAEHDHTSPFRHTALTFHVKAPIFVFRQWMKHRIASEFNEISGRYVEFPEDEFFVPETFRRQAKVNKQGSEGQVDGEARDQAHALFLDACRNAVAQYKKLISLGVCREQARCVLPLGLYSEVYWTVSLQAAAHFIRLRTDGHAQWEIQQYAHAVRRMVEELFPNSLKALLENVHP; translated from the coding sequence ATGCCCTTGACCGAACTGGCCGTCCTGGACCGCGGATTCGTGAAGCTGGTGGACCACATGGGGTCCGACCTCAGCGTGGTGAACGCCGCACGGGTGTCCTTCGGAAAGCGCAAGGAGGTGTACGACGAGGCGGACGGCAAGCTCATTTCGTACCTGGCCGAGCACGACCACACCTCGCCCTTCCGGCACACGGCTCTAACTTTTCATGTGAAGGCACCGATCTTCGTCTTCCGGCAGTGGATGAAACACCGCATTGCCAGCGAATTTAATGAAATCAGCGGCCGCTATGTGGAGTTCCCAGAAGATGAATTCTTTGTTCCCGAGACCTTTCGCCGCCAAGCCAAGGTGAACAAGCAGGGATCCGAGGGCCAGGTGGACGGCGAGGCGAGAGACCAGGCCCACGCCCTGTTCCTGGACGCCTGCCGGAACGCCGTCGCCCAATACAAGAAACTCATCAGCCTGGGCGTCTGCCGCGAGCAGGCCCGCTGCGTGCTGCCCCTGGGGCTCTACTCCGAGGTCTACTGGACGGTCAGCCTCCAGGCGGCGGCCCACTTCATCCGGCTGCGCACCGACGGCCACGCCCAGTGGGAGATCCAGCAGTACGCCCACGCGGTGCGCCGCATGGTCGAGGAGCTCTTCCCCAACTCCCTCAAGGCCCTCCTGGAGAACGTCCACCCGTGA
- a CDS encoding aminotransferase class V-fold PLP-dependent enzyme, translating to MTLPPLNPALFHLDADHLWLMHCSEGPVPRSVVRSIRAYLHKELWPWELKWKEDYLGIPDALRREAARIVGGEAADITLTPSTSSGLVAVAQGMRWSRGDEVVAPLGEFPTNIWPWKALEARGVRFREIPLWEGHQAGAAAWSSTPPAAGDDVEARLLAALGHSTRVLAVSWVRFQDGLRLDIASLGAACRARGVHLVVDGIQGAGTLPADLSGASAFASGGHKGLLGPQGQGFLWTDPAFRKDLIPLGSWMSVEEGTAFDRASTDHDRAWLADGQRMEPGTLSIVSCAGALESFRTVNEAGIPAIAAHIRLLQERFLEGLAKNPAWAGEAGRLRTLLEAGRLGSILSLHHGGRGPAAMHELLMKGMRRGVYASVREGYLRVAFHGWHEPEDVERVVDWLE from the coding sequence GTGACCCTCCCGCCCCTCAATCCCGCCCTGTTCCACCTGGACGCCGACCACCTCTGGCTCATGCACTGCTCCGAGGGACCCGTGCCCCGGTCGGTGGTGCGCAGCATCCGGGCCTACCTCCACAAGGAGCTGTGGCCCTGGGAGCTGAAGTGGAAGGAGGACTACCTGGGCATCCCGGACGCCCTGCGCCGGGAGGCCGCCAGGATCGTGGGCGGCGAGGCCGCGGACATCACCCTCACCCCCTCCACGTCGTCGGGCCTGGTGGCCGTGGCCCAGGGGATGCGCTGGAGCCGCGGGGACGAGGTGGTGGCGCCCCTGGGGGAGTTCCCCACCAACATCTGGCCCTGGAAGGCCCTGGAGGCGCGCGGCGTGCGGTTCCGGGAGATCCCCCTGTGGGAGGGGCACCAGGCCGGGGCCGCCGCATGGAGCTCCACGCCCCCCGCGGCCGGGGACGACGTGGAAGCCCGCCTGCTGGCCGCCCTGGGCCACTCCACCCGGGTCCTGGCCGTTTCCTGGGTGCGTTTCCAGGATGGCCTGAGGCTGGACATCGCCTCCCTGGGCGCGGCGTGCCGGGCCCGGGGGGTCCATCTGGTGGTGGACGGCATCCAGGGCGCCGGAACCCTGCCGGCGGACCTGTCGGGGGCCAGCGCCTTCGCCTCGGGCGGGCACAAGGGCCTCCTGGGCCCCCAGGGCCAGGGGTTCCTGTGGACCGACCCGGCCTTCCGCAAGGACCTGATCCCCCTGGGGTCCTGGATGTCGGTGGAGGAGGGCACCGCCTTCGACCGCGCCTCCACGGACCACGACCGCGCGTGGCTCGCGGACGGCCAGCGCATGGAGCCGGGGACCCTGAGCATCGTCTCCTGCGCCGGGGCCCTGGAATCCTTCCGCACCGTGAACGAGGCCGGCATCCCCGCCATCGCCGCCCACATCCGCCTCCTGCAGGAGCGCTTCCTGGAGGGGCTGGCGAAGAACCCCGCCTGGGCCGGGGAGGCCGGGCGCCTGCGGACCTTGCTGGAAGCGGGGCGCCTGGGCTCCATCCTGAGCCTCCACCACGGCGGCCGCGGACCGGCGGCCATGCACGAACTCCTCATGAAGGGCATGCGGCGGGGCGTCTACGCCTCCGTGCGGGAAGGCTACCTGCGGGTGGCCTTCCACGGCTGGCACGAGCCGGAGGACGTGGAACGCGTGGTGGATTGGCTGGAATAG
- a CDS encoding DUF192 domain-containing protein, translating into MTPLLLSLLLAAAPVVPDGGTVVAKGQRFLAEVARTPQEQALGLMRRQSLAKDRCMIFLYPEEGNRSIWMKNCLISLDVAWVREDGTIVETAEAVPPCSPMRGDDCPTYGGAVLSRHFVEFPSGTLRRLALRKGDRLGWSLVLSDGATVTGGLPVPAEGAKHKKGKKK; encoded by the coding sequence ATGACCCCACTGCTCCTCAGCCTGCTGCTCGCCGCCGCCCCGGTGGTTCCCGACGGGGGGACCGTCGTGGCCAAGGGCCAGAGGTTCCTGGCCGAAGTGGCGCGCACCCCCCAGGAGCAGGCCCTGGGCCTCATGCGCCGGCAGTCCCTGGCCAAGGACCGCTGCATGATCTTCCTCTACCCCGAGGAGGGCAACCGCAGCATCTGGATGAAGAACTGCCTCATCTCCCTGGACGTGGCCTGGGTCAGGGAGGACGGCACCATCGTGGAGACCGCCGAGGCCGTGCCCCCCTGCTCCCCCATGCGGGGCGACGACTGCCCCACCTACGGCGGGGCCGTGCTGTCCCGGCACTTCGTGGAGTTCCCCTCAGGCACCCTCCGGCGCCTGGCCCTGCGCAAGGGGGACCGCCTGGGATGGAGCCTGGTCCTCAGTGACGGCGCCACCGTCACCGGCGGCCTCCCGGTGCCCGCCGAGGGCGCGAAGCACAAGAAGGGCAAGAAGAAGTAG
- the pssA gene encoding CDP-diacylglycerol--serine O-phosphatidyltransferase, which yields MKQKMNPEERRERRRRVVARSKFALPSAITLLSVLCGFSSVVMSINAAGDHPGVNFLWGAGLLLAAGVFDGLDGRVARATNTATEFGVQLDSLADVLSFGMAPAILAYRYGFFQLGLADPQLRAVGWGASFFFVACGALRLARFNVQVGFVDSRFFVGMPIPAGAACVAAVILCWPEAPTRPWVAYVFAALLVLVGLLMVSTVRFPSFKKRSASPGAARLLTLAILFVLAMIPVLRERFFVYFFAAFILGSLAMNLAWRTGWRGVEPPVKKVPEADVPVG from the coding sequence ATGAAACAGAAAATGAACCCTGAGGAGCGCCGGGAGCGCCGGCGGCGGGTCGTGGCCCGGTCCAAGTTCGCCCTGCCCTCCGCCATCACGCTGCTGTCCGTCCTCTGCGGGTTTTCCAGCGTGGTCATGTCCATCAACGCCGCGGGTGACCACCCGGGCGTCAACTTCCTGTGGGGCGCCGGCCTGCTCCTCGCCGCCGGTGTATTCGACGGTTTGGACGGCCGCGTCGCCCGGGCCACCAATACCGCCACGGAATTCGGCGTTCAGCTCGATTCCCTGGCCGACGTCCTCAGCTTCGGCATGGCCCCCGCCATCCTGGCCTACCGCTACGGGTTCTTCCAGCTCGGCCTGGCCGATCCCCAGCTGCGCGCCGTGGGCTGGGGGGCCTCCTTCTTTTTCGTGGCCTGCGGGGCCCTGCGCCTGGCCCGGTTCAACGTCCAGGTCGGGTTCGTGGACTCCCGCTTCTTCGTGGGCATGCCCATCCCCGCGGGCGCCGCCTGCGTCGCCGCAGTGATCCTCTGCTGGCCCGAAGCCCCCACCCGGCCGTGGGTGGCCTACGTATTTGCGGCCCTGCTGGTCCTGGTGGGCCTGCTCATGGTCTCCACCGTGCGCTTCCCCAGCTTCAAGAAGCGCTCCGCGAGCCCGGGCGCGGCCCGGCTCCTGACCCTGGCCATCCTCTTCGTCCTGGCCATGATCCCGGTGCTGCGGGAGCGGTTCTTCGTCTACTTCTTCGCGGCGTTCATCCTGGGCTCCCTGGCCATGAACCTGGCCTGGAGGACCGGGTGGAGGGGCGTCGAGCCCCCCGTCAAGAAGGTCCCCGAGGCCGACGTCCCGGTCGGGTAG